The genome window GCCAACCGCGCTTTCTTCTTGCAATTTCATTTCTGCTGGCATAGAATCATGGCGATTCCATGAAAGTGAGGACCTGATGATCGTCGGCATGACTTACGATTTGCGCCAGGATTACCTGGACGCCGGCTTCAGCGAGGAGCAGACCGCCGAATTCGACCGTCCCAGCACCATTGATGCCATCGAGCAGGCGCTGACGCGCTTGGGGCACCAGACGCGGCGCATCGGCCATGTCCGCAGCCTGGTGCAAAAGCTGGCCGCGGGCGAGCGCTGGGACCTGGTCTTCAACGTCTGTGAAGGCATGTTCGGCACGGGCCGCGAAGCCCAGGTTCCCGCCCTGCTCGACGCCTACCAGATCCCCTACACGTTTTCCGGCCCGCTGATTCTCGCCTTGACCCTTGACAAGGCCATGACCAAAAGGGTGGTGCGGACGATGGGCGTGCCCACCCCCGATTTCGCGGTGGTGACGACGCCGGCGGACATCGCCGCCGTCGACCTGCCTTTCCCGCTTTTTGCCAAACCGCTGGCCGAGGGAACGAGCCTGGGCATCGACCCCACCTCCAAAATCGACACGCAAGCCGATCTGGCAGTGGTGTGCCGCAAACTGCTGGAAAAGTTCAAGCAGCCGGTGCTGGTGGAAACATTCCTCTCGGGGCGCGAATTCACCGTCGGCATGGTCGGCAGCGGCGCCGCGGCCGAAGCGATCGGCACCATGGAGGTGA of Candidatus Aminicenantes bacterium contains these proteins:
- a CDS encoding D-alanine--D-alanine ligase, with the protein product MIVGMTYDLRQDYLDAGFSEEQTAEFDRPSTIDAIEQALTRLGHQTRRIGHVRSLVQKLAAGERWDLVFNVCEGMFGTGREAQVPALLDAYQIPYTFSGPLILALTLDKAMTKRVVRTMGVPTPDFAVVTTPADIAAVDLPFPLFAKPLAEGTSLGIDPTSKIDTQADLAVVCRKLLEKFKQPVLVETFLSGREFTVGMVGSGAAAEAIGTMEVILKPGAQANAYSYVNKENSEELMSYFVPPADLDASCRELALKAWRGLGCLDAGRVDLKMDGNGAVNFLEVNPLAGLHPEHSDLPIICGLVGISFQTLMERIMASAIARIRS